Proteins from a single region of Heptranchias perlo isolate sHepPer1 chromosome 34, sHepPer1.hap1, whole genome shotgun sequence:
- the si:dkeyp-59c12.1 gene encoding ras-related and estrogen-regulated growth inhibitor-like protein codes for MVLRIPRTSVSNSVPSLSRMEANVVVLGADNVGKSALTVRFLTRRFIGEYGDIESVYSHILTVAGTEVALNIWDSPYAQDRLNQNCAKEKQIKWADGFVLVYSICDQASFNIVRQHIQLIKSMKGYPGTDKAPIVIVGNKWDLRHRRTVSSEEGRLLALATDCDFCEISAAETYHGVLLVFHGLVDRIKESKMLTIRKTAGIKGIVRSVSAVFMRKRTNSL; via the exons ATGGTTTTACGAATTCCCCGCACAAGTGTGAGCAATAGCGTCCCATCTCTGTCAAGAATGGAAGCCAATGTCGTGGTATTAGGTGCAGACAATGTTGGCAAGTCAG cttTGACTGTTCGTTTCTTGACAAGAAGATTCATTGGTGAATATGGAGATATAG AATCTGTCTACAGCCACATTTTGACTGTTGCCGGGACAGAAGTAGCTCTCAATATTTGGGATTCCCCGTATGCCCAG GACCGATTGAATCAAAACTGTGCAAAGGAAAAACAGATCAAGTGGGCAGACGGCTTTGTGCTGGTTTATAGCATCTGTGATCAAGCCAGTTTCAACATAGTCCGTCAACATATCCAACTCATCAAGTCAATGAAGGGTTACCCGGGCACAGACAAAGCCCCCATCGTCATTGTGGGGAACAAGTGGGACCTCCGCCACCGAAGGACAGTTTCCAGTGAGGAGGGGAGGCTCCTGGCTCTGGCGACGGACTGCGATTTTTGCGAAATCTCTGCTGCAGAAACCTACCACGGTGTCCTCTTGGTCTTCCATGGTCTGGTGGACAGAATCAAAGAATCCAAAATGCTGACGATCAGGAAAACGGCTGGGATAAAGGGTATCGTCCGAAGTGTGTCCGCTGTGTTTATGAGGAAGAGGACAAACTCCTTGTGA